One Malus domestica chromosome 11, GDT2T_hap1 genomic region harbors:
- the LOC139189724 gene encoding uncharacterized protein, with amino-acid sequence MDLWDRTDLTPLKPPTCKKQPGRPKRKRIVSVGEVEPQAHYPPPPTNLLGEHNDTPQPQRLRKWFVEIACGKCGKLGHNKVGCGKSQHTNATNKNQETQQVNTQATTQNAQANSQTSGTQMSQGNTETRAPINFQGKKKQHVSSQAGQQGKGKQPVRRGGYKGMGNQARPCRL; translated from the exons ATGGACTTGTGGGATAGGACAGATTTAACTCCATTGAAACCTCCAACATGCAAGAAGCAACCTGGCAGGccaaaaagaaagagaattgTGTCTGTAGGTGAAGTTGAGCCACAAGCACACTATCCTCCACCACCAACTAATTTATTGGGTGAGCACAATGACACACCGCAACCTCAGAGACTTAGAAAATGGTTTGTAGAGATAGCTTGCGGTAAATGCGGAAAGTTGGGGCACAATAAAGTAGGATGTGGAAAATCACAACACACGAATGCAACAAATAAGAATCAG GAGACTCAACAAGTAAACACTCAAGCAACAACTCAAAATGCCCAAGCAAACTCTCAAACTTCAGGGACACAAATGTCTCAAGGGAACACCGAAACACGAGCTCCAATTAACTTTCAAGGAAAGAAAAAGCAACATGTCAGTTCTCAAGCAGGGCAACAAGGAAAGGGAAAACAACCT GTGAGAAGGGGTGGATACAAAGGGATGGGGAACCAAGCAAGACCATGCAGGCTTTGA